The following coding sequences are from one Lolium rigidum isolate FL_2022 chromosome 6, APGP_CSIRO_Lrig_0.1, whole genome shotgun sequence window:
- the LOC124663650 gene encoding heavy metal-associated isoprenylated plant protein 28-like — MEAKEQTAQEHARNMERQILEYQQQQTQMMLQMQQQQMMQQQRAQMSWLMSQTALSSPPGIVEMCVHMCCAGCEKKIRKAVERLEGVDEVEIDMEMQKVTVNGDVEQKKVLKAVRRTGKRAVLWPTAPYMAAGVAGGAVQLLAQHQLQHHPGGAETYEAGPTSSYNYYKHGYDDSRLYGANSSVVGTRATDYFSDENTGGCSVM, encoded by the exons ATGGAAGCAAAGGAGCAGACAgcccaggagcacgcacggaacatggagcggCAGATTCTGGAGTATCAGCAGCAGCAGACACAGATGATGCtgcagatgcagcagcagcagatgatgcagcagcagcGAGCACAGATGAGTTGGCTGATGAGCCAGACGGctctgtcttctccaccggga ATCGTGGAGATGTGCGTGCATATGTGTTGCGCCGGGTGCGAGAAGAAGATCAGGAAGGCGGTGGAAAGGTTAGAAG GAGTGGACGAAGTGGAGATCGACATGGAGATGCAGAAGGTGACGGTGAACGGGGACGTGGAGCAGAAGAAGGTGCTCAAGGCGGTGCGGAGGACGGGCAAGCGCGCCGTGCTGTGGCCGACGGCGCCGTACATGGCCGCCGGCGTCGCGGGCGGCGCCGTCCAGCTCCTCGCGCAGCATCAGCTCCAGCACCACCCGGGCGGGGCCGAGACGTACGAGGCGGGGCCCACATCCTCCTACAACTACTACAAGCACGGCTACGACGACTCGCGCCTCTACGGCGCCAACTCGTCAGTCGTCGGCACCAGGGCCACGGATTACTTCAGCGACGAGAACACGGGAGGCTGCTCCGTCATGTGA